TTCAAAGGCTGAGAAAAGTGCAGATTCCTCATGCATGATGATTTTTGAACTTTTTCCATGCACTGGTCCGACTTTGCTTCTTCTAACCAATCCGCCGAAAGCCACATTGATCGCCTGGTGCCCGAGGCAGACTCCAAGAAGAGGGATCTCTCTGCCCAGCTCCCTGATTATTTCCAGGCAGTTTCCTATATCTCTGGGATCCAGAGGGCTCCCCGGACCCGGTGAAATAACAAGGGCATCAGGCTTTATTCTCCTTAGTTCTTCTAGAGAAATAGTATTGGGAAGTACGAGAGTATCTTTTTCGAAATAAGAAATATAGTCTACAAGATTCCACACAAAGGAATCTTTATTGTTTATAAAAACAACCTTCACCTTAAATTTCCCCCAAGTTTACAGTTTCTGGTATCTTTTCTCCTCGCTTTTCCTTTCAGGATTTTTTACTGAAAAACCTGTAATCTGGCTTTTTTGTTGTAATAAGCCTTTAATAATCCTTTTTTCATGTATTTAACCCCGGAATTGCTATATAATTCTCTCCACCTATCGCTGCAAGCATTGCTGCCATTTTACGCTCAGTCTCCCGAAATTCATATTCCGGATCAGAGTCTGCTACAATTCCTGCCCCAGCCTGCACTGAGGCTCTATTACCTTTCACAAGCACGGTACGGATAACGATTGCAAAATCGGCATCCCCGTTCCAGCTGTAATAGCCTACTCCACCGCCGTAGATTCCTCTGGGAGAAGTTTCAAGCTTGGAGATAATCTCCATTGCCCGGATTTTAGGAGCTCCAGAGAGCGTCCCTGCCGGGAATACAGCCCTGAAAGCATCGAACTGATCGCATTCCGGTCTCAGTTTTCCTGAAACCGTACTTTCTATGTGCTGGACATGGGAATACTTCAGAACCTTCATAAATTCGGAAACCTTTACTGAACCGCTTTCTGCAACCATTCGAACATCGTTTCTCCCAAGGTCGACAAGCATTACATGTTCAGCTCTTTCTTTCTCATCATGCAACATGCGTAAAGCAAAAGCTTCATCCTCGGCTTCGGTTTTTCCGCGTGGGCAGGTACCTGCAATTGGGTTTATAATCACGGTCCTTTTATGGACAGTTAACAGAGTTTCTGGGCTTGCCCCCACAATTGCCAGATCCCTGAACTCAAAAATATACATGTAAGGGCTCGGATTGATTGATCGAAGCCGCATATAAATTTCAAAAGGCGTCTGTTCAAGCCTGAACTCGAGTTTTCTGGAAAGGACTGCCTGAAAGATGTCTCCTGCAAAAATATGCTCTTTTGCCTGGAGTACAGATTTCTTGAACTCCTGTTCCCCAGTACGGCATTCAAAAGCCGATAATCCTGAAGATTCTGGTGCATCTAATACTGCACCTGACAGTCCGGTTTTTATCGAATCTCGGCAAAAGCTAGTTTCTTTGAGCATAGAATAGAGCTTCTCAGCATCCTGCAGGGCTTTTTCATAGATTTCCCCAGCATCAGAATCCGGGTTTACAAAAGGAGTAAGCACAATAAATACTTCTTCAGCTACATGGTCAAATATGAATGTTTTTGAAACGAGCAGGTACTGGAGTTCGGGAATCTCGGATTCAAAGCCTTTTTCAACTCCAAGCCAGCTGTCATAGATAGCGTCATAAGCTGTATAGCCTATGGCGCCGCCCAGAAAGGTCTGCCTATCAAAACGCCGTGCATTAAGGATCTCCAGCCCATTTGCAGGAGGAAAAACCAGGCGCAGGCCATCGAAAGCATCCTTTCCGTGAGGTATTGGAGCTGTTAATTTTATATTTTTCAGTCCGGAGTTATCTTTCTCCTGCTTCTCTTCCTTCACGGCTTCAGATCCACAGGCTTCCTTGATTTTTGACCTGACTTCTTCAAAAAAGGGCAAAGCATCCGAGTTCAGAAGCTCAAGGGAAATTCTCCTATCATTTATTTCAATTACAGCATCCGGATCGCTTCCAACAAAGGAATACCTTGCCCGACTTGCCTGTTTTTCCACGGATTCCAGCAGGTAAGAATAGCCAGACTTTCCTGAATTCCGCAGGGTGCGGTAAAGTTCAAGGGGAGAACAGGTAATTGCATCTATTCTTGCAAGAAGCTGGATAAAGACTGGCTGGCTTATGCCTGAAGCAAGCGCTTTGAATTCTTCTTTTCCAAGGTCAAAGGAAAGCATCGGCACACCTCACTTTTTCAATAAAGCTTTTGATTTTCATGGCATCTTTTTTCCCGCTGGTCTCAACCCCGGATGCTGTATCAACTGCATAAGGGGAAACAGCCCTGATCGCTTCCTGCACATTTTCGGGCTTGAGCCCGCCTGCAAGGATAAGAGGAAGCCTTGTTTGCTCTGAGATTCGCCTGCTCAGAGTCCAATCGTGCACGCAGCCTGTGCCTCCGGGCTTTCCAGATTTCGCCGTATCGAGCAGAATTGAATCTACAACTTCGGTTTCTTCCAGAAGGTTGACCTTCTCAAACAAGCTTGAAACCGAATTCATGTAAAGGGTTTTTTCACCTGTGGTTTTCCCATGTAAGGGCACAAATAGAGTTTTTATAATAGGGATGTTCGTTTTTTCTTTTATTATCTCGAGTTCTAAGAGGGGCAGTTCGGAATGGATCTGTACGATATCGGGATTTACTTTTTCAATCAGCTTTACAGCTGTATCCGAATTCTCAGGCATAATAACCAGTACAGCACTCAGGGTTTGAGGAACACTGGAAACCAGGTAAGCAGCAGTAGAGGAATCAAGCCTTCTTGGACTTTCGATAGGAACCTCTGTGATAAATCCCACTGCATCGGCTCCGTAGAGATCTGCGAGTTCTATTTCTTCAGGGGTGCGGATCCCACAGATTTTCGTTCTTGTTTTTAATTTCAAGCCCTCTCCCCCGAAGCCGGGCTTAATATAGAAGTTCTGGAACAAACTTTGATGTCTTTTCCCGAAAGACTTACCTTACTGCTCTGCCTGTAAAACCCTGAGGTAAAAGTCCTAAACTGGTTGAATTTAACCATGACTTTTCCGCTGTCAATAGCATCCTCAGCGATAGGAATAGCCTGCCGTATAGAACTCACAATCCCGCTAACGTAAAGAGCTGCGGCAGCATTTATTATTACCAGATCCCTTTTCGGACCTTTCTTGCCCTTGAAAATCTGCAGCAAATCCCTGGCATTTTCCTTCGGAGAGCCGCCTAAAACATCATCCAGGCTTGCTCTCAGTATACCCAGGGATTCAGGGGTCAGGGTATAAGTCGAAACCTTCCCCTGTTTTAGTTCTGCAACATAGGTCTCACCCGTATTTGAAATTTCATCCATTCCATCTCCATGCACTACAAGGGCATGTTCGGTTCCAAGTTCAGCAAGGGCAAAAGCTATTGGCTCGCAGAGTTTCTTATCAAAAACCCCTATAACCTGTCCTTTCGCACCTGCCGGGTTTGTAAGGGGTCCAAGAATATTGAATATCGTGCGGACTCCGAGCTTCTTCCTGACCCCCGCAACCCTTTTCATAGCAGGGTGGAAAACCGGAGCAAACATGAACCCTATTCCTATTTCTTCAATTGTCTGCTTGACGGGTTCAGGTGCCAGGTCAATTTTAATTCCCAGGGCTTCGAGCACATCCGAACTTCCTGACTTTGAAGTAGCAGCTCGGTTTCCGTGCTTGGCTACAGGTACGCCTGCAGCTGCTGTTACTATTGCTGCGGCTGTCGAAACATTAATTGTATTA
The Methanosarcina thermophila TM-1 genome window above contains:
- a CDS encoding phosphoribosylanthranilate isomerase: MKLKTRTKICGIRTPEEIELADLYGADAVGFITEVPIESPRRLDSSTAAYLVSSVPQTLSAVLVIMPENSDTAVKLIEKVNPDIVQIHSELPLLELEIIKEKTNIPIIKTLFVPLHGKTTGEKTLYMNSVSSLFEKVNLLEETEVVDSILLDTAKSGKPGGTGCVHDWTLSRRISEQTRLPLILAGGLKPENVQEAIRAVSPYAVDTASGVETSGKKDAMKIKSFIEKVRCADAFL
- a CDS encoding aminodeoxychorismate/anthranilate synthase component II; the encoded protein is MKVVFINNKDSFVWNLVDYISYFEKDTLVLPNTISLEELRRIKPDALVISPGPGSPLDPRDIGNCLEIIRELGREIPLLGVCLGHQAINVAFGGLVRRSKVGPVHGKSSKIIMHEESALFSAFEGPFEAGRYHSLEISEPAPGIKITARAEDGSIMAVEHVQYPIYGLQFHPESVLTPSGLKIIERFLEISRNYKKRQMAV
- the trpE gene encoding anthranilate synthase component I, giving the protein MLSFDLGKEEFKALASGISQPVFIQLLARIDAITCSPLELYRTLRNSGKSGYSYLLESVEKQASRARYSFVGSDPDAVIEINDRRISLELLNSDALPFFEEVRSKIKEACGSEAVKEEKQEKDNSGLKNIKLTAPIPHGKDAFDGLRLVFPPANGLEILNARRFDRQTFLGGAIGYTAYDAIYDSWLGVEKGFESEIPELQYLLVSKTFIFDHVAEEVFIVLTPFVNPDSDAGEIYEKALQDAEKLYSMLKETSFCRDSIKTGLSGAVLDAPESSGLSAFECRTGEQEFKKSVLQAKEHIFAGDIFQAVLSRKLEFRLEQTPFEIYMRLRSINPSPYMYIFEFRDLAIVGASPETLLTVHKRTVIINPIAGTCPRGKTEAEDEAFALRMLHDEKERAEHVMLVDLGRNDVRMVAESGSVKVSEFMKVLKYSHVQHIESTVSGKLRPECDQFDAFRAVFPAGTLSGAPKIRAMEIISKLETSPRGIYGGGVGYYSWNGDADFAIVIRTVLVKGNRASVQAGAGIVADSDPEYEFRETERKMAAMLAAIGGENYIAIPGLNT
- the trpD gene encoding anthranilate phosphoribosyltransferase, encoding MQRYIKKLEEGCDLSPDEAEAAIDKILSTANDEEIGMFLLALRAKGEKPAEIAGFVRGMKKAANTIKPRTPFRLVDTCGTGGDGLNTINVSTAAAIVTAAAGVPVAKHGNRAATSKSGSSDVLEALGIKIDLAPEPVKQTIEEIGIGFMFAPVFHPAMKRVAGVRKKLGVRTIFNILGPLTNPAGAKGQVIGVFDKKLCEPIAFALAELGTEHALVVHGDGMDEISNTGETYVAELKQGKVSTYTLTPESLGILRASLDDVLGGSPKENARDLLQIFKGKKGPKRDLVIINAAAALYVSGIVSSIRQAIPIAEDAIDSGKVMVKFNQFRTFTSGFYRQSSKVSLSGKDIKVCSRTSILSPASGERA